The Aspergillus luchuensis IFO 4308 DNA, chromosome 6, nearly complete sequence genome segment ACCGCGCAGCGATGACCCGCAGTTGCTGGTGAGCTTCATAGTAAGCACCAGAAGCGATCCTTCAGGAAGACAAGATGCGTCAGTTATCATATTCCATTTGGCAAAACATGTAGACATCAAGAAACTACTCTGTGGGGGGAAGCAAGGTGGGGTTGGCTCACTTCTCTCGTTGTCGAGCAATTGTCTTGTCGATACGTGAGGTCATCTTGTACGGATGAATCACCAGGGGCGACTATGCAAGAGGTCGGAGATGCAGTGAAAATGATGGCTTGATATAGCGATACAACCACACAAAATAGTATAAGAGGGTAGAAGCGAAGATAAAGCGGCCACAACAAGTTCGACAGGCCTGGACGGGGGATGGTTGACGATGTCAAGCCAACTTGCGGCCGGGAAAGTTGATGGCCGGGCGACTTTTGGTGGGGACGCGCTTCGGTTCTTCCAGAATGACGGGAGCAGCTGGACTGAACTACTGCAACGACGATCTAACTTATTTCTTCCACTCCACATTCGCGAGCTGCAGGGTTCTTACCTAGCTATATTTGAAGTGGATGAGTTCGCTCTTATTACTACAAATTGTTTTCTACCGAAGCAACATCAGTACACCTTTGACACTTGAGTTCATGCGGTCTTAATCCCTGGTATAATCTCGTGAAAGGCGCACGCGCACGGCAGAAAGAGTACATAGAGTAGTAACCCTTTCGGCGCATTCACATCCAGTCACCAACCAGACCCGGGCAATATCTCAAAAACATGGACCGCAAGGCCTTTGACATTCAGCCCATTGGTCGCTTCTACGAAGCTAGCGCTGCCATTCGACGTCCGAAGGTAAGCTTCACTAGTATATCCAATTCCGAATGCCCAAAGCCGGCCCTTAACCGTTGTCCAGGAGATTGCATGTTTCTCTTACGATGATGAGCATAAGTTCCATCTCGGAGATTCATCAATGAAATACTACTATCCGCCATGCCTCCCCGCGGACCTGAACCGCGGTTTCGAGTCATTTCAAAAGCTAGATGATTCAGCTGATGAGCATCTAGACGCTCTGCTCGAAACAATCATGGCTCTGGAACAAGAAACCCAGAAGAAATGTGAAGCTGATATCATCACATGGAGAGGCATGATGACCAAGGTAGATATCGCTTATAATGTGTACCAATTGGATGGGACCGAGAAATATGCTCATGTTCGGTAAATCTAGATCCTTGCAGCTCCATTTGATAACTTGAATGGGTGTGTATTCACAAATCGTCGCTTTCCTGCTTCAGCCATTGATTTGCGTACAGATTTGAAATGAACGCGACCTGCTTCCAGGTATGTTATGGGCCATTAAATCGGGGACTCATTGCTAATGTACTTCTAGGGCACAATGTTGGTTCATGCTAGCCTGCTATATCTACTGGCTCTCGACTCTAATAACCGTCTAGATTTATCGAAGAGAACAACAGCTACAAAAATGAGCAGAAACGAGTTCAGAAGAACCAACGAATGCCTCCGGGAATGGCATCTCAGGATCTGATGGCCTACTGGGGTGAGACCTCACTCCTTATTGCAAGAAATGTTATTGACCAAGTCAGGCTATAAATTCGAGACTCTTTCAGTGCTCGATCAGCCATGGGACCCGACTCCTCGCAGAGAGATTGAAAACCGAGAGGAGCTCATTGTAAACAACAATGCCCAGTATTGTTCAGTGGTGCGCACTGCCATCGGCCGCGCACGCCTAGTTATTGGTGGGGAGGTAGATGCAAGTATGTCATAAGGCCACCTACCGCTCCATCGCCACCACTTGCAGCAAAGCATATGAATATGTTCTAACGCATCCTATTCACAGTCTGGGATTGCAAACCTGAGCGAAAAGAAGATCC includes the following:
- the RAI1 gene encoding DXO/RAI1 family decapping nuclease (COG:K;~EggNog:ENOG410PIR0;~InterPro:IPR039039,IPR013961;~PFAM:PF08652) — encoded protein: MDRKAFDIQPIGRFYEASAAIRRPKEIACFSYDDEHKFHLGDSSMKYYYPPCLPADLNRGFESFQKLDDSADEHLDALLETIMALEQETQKKCEADIITWRGMMTKILAAPFDNLNGFEMNATCFQGTIFIEENNSYKNEQKRVQKNQRMPPGMASQDLMAYWGYKFETLSVLDQPWDPTPRREIENREELIVNNNAQYCSVVRTAIGRARLVIGGEVDAIWDCKPERKEDPIHWVELKTSAEIRNDRDMVKYERKLLKFWAQSFLLGVPKIIVGFRDQQGIVHRLEELETAAIPGKVKKLGRGTWDGNICINFAATFLEWLKTTIQEEGTWRIRKREKSSLIEVFKVEESGTGDIISPAFSAWRSKS